From Pseudoalteromonas sp. R3, one genomic window encodes:
- a CDS encoding mechanosensitive ion channel domain-containing protein — protein MPDTLATFLLAEYKLIVTLLFIFLFPLLLKLAIKVLHKITRGKIDLHRQQRAELLLKGLVGAVLLCLLLVFWGIELRGLLVLGSSLFAMLGVAMFAAWSLLSNLTAFLIMFVQNDYRLGNWVRVIDGANFIEGCIVEMGLMNVVLRHVDGHKVVYPNNLFVTRPVWVLSEAPVKPKHIAERRVLGPKK, from the coding sequence ATGCCAGATACCCTTGCGACATTTTTACTCGCCGAGTATAAATTGATCGTCACCCTGCTTTTCATATTTCTGTTCCCATTGCTATTAAAGTTGGCAATCAAAGTGCTACATAAGATCACTCGGGGGAAAATTGACTTGCATCGTCAGCAACGGGCCGAACTACTGTTAAAAGGTCTGGTTGGTGCGGTGTTGCTCTGTCTGTTGCTGGTATTCTGGGGCATCGAATTACGGGGCTTGCTGGTATTGGGGTCTTCCTTATTCGCGATGCTCGGTGTAGCGATGTTCGCCGCCTGGTCTTTACTCAGCAACCTCACAGCTTTTCTGATCATGTTTGTACAAAATGATTATCGGCTTGGTAACTGGGTCAGAGTCATTGACGGTGCAAACTTTATTGAAGGCTGCATCGTAGAAATGGGACTAATGAATGTGGTACTGCGTCATGTTGATGGACACAAGGTCGTCTACCCTAATAACCTGTTCGTCACACGTCCAGTCTGGGTACTCAGCGAAGCACCGGTTAAGCCAAAACACATTGCCGAGCGGCGGGTACTTGGCCCTAAAAAGTAA
- a CDS encoding DUF413 domain-containing protein yields MSQNLATLKEAFATTKHFYDDINFPRGFSRSGHFTLQESDILENHGALLKSLYTKASHPQNEFQQRFVEVMGGLGTPENVMEKTWTKYLKLTTCKTKFHTLFGRSKVSANKEEVEAVAVEADDDI; encoded by the coding sequence ATGAGTCAAAATTTAGCGACCTTGAAAGAAGCTTTTGCTACAACAAAACACTTCTATGATGATATTAACTTTCCCCGGGGGTTTTCTCGAAGCGGACACTTTACCCTGCAAGAGTCTGATATTCTGGAAAACCATGGTGCGTTACTTAAAAGCTTATACACTAAAGCCAGTCATCCGCAAAATGAATTTCAGCAACGCTTTGTGGAGGTTATGGGAGGATTAGGGACTCCAGAAAATGTGATGGAAAAAACCTGGACCAAATACCTCAAGCTGACGACCTGTAAGACTAAGTTCCATACTTTGTTTGGCCGCTCTAAGGTGAGCGCAAATAAAGAAGAAGTCGAAGCCGTCGCTGTGGAAGCAGACGACGACATCTAA
- a CDS encoding porin, giving the protein MKLSKSALFVSLFGALSASAYADVDVYGKANLSVQSSDEGEGSFTEVKSNASRFGFKGSEKLDSGLEVIYKLEFQVDVSDADSKGEDDNITARNQYVGLKGNFGEVVIGRNDTAFKQSQGKLDLFNDLEADIKNLFKGENRLGDSISYKSASFNGFKVLGTFIAEDSTEGENGFSAALTYGDAKLKNTKFYAAVATDSEVKGYDAVRFSVQGKVADFKLGAMYQMQEKVDGSDEADGYMVNAAYGFGANTLKLQYQVIDFDKGDKVDGISVGIDHKLSKAAKLYAFYSSVDEDNGVEEDYLGAGIEYKF; this is encoded by the coding sequence ATGAAATTATCCAAATCAGCATTATTTGTTTCTCTTTTCGGTGCTTTGTCTGCGAGCGCTTACGCTGATGTTGATGTATACGGTAAGGCGAATTTGTCTGTACAGAGTTCAGATGAAGGTGAAGGCTCATTCACTGAAGTGAAAAGCAATGCATCACGCTTTGGTTTCAAAGGTTCTGAAAAGCTAGATTCTGGCCTTGAAGTTATCTATAAGCTGGAGTTCCAGGTAGACGTCTCTGATGCGGATTCAAAAGGCGAAGATGACAATATTACGGCACGTAACCAATACGTCGGTCTGAAAGGTAATTTCGGTGAGGTTGTTATTGGCCGTAACGACACTGCATTTAAACAGTCACAAGGCAAACTTGACCTGTTCAACGACCTTGAAGCAGATATTAAGAACCTGTTTAAAGGTGAAAACCGTCTGGGCGATTCAATTTCTTATAAATCAGCAAGCTTTAATGGCTTTAAAGTATTAGGTACATTCATTGCCGAAGACAGCACTGAAGGTGAAAACGGGTTCTCAGCAGCACTGACTTATGGTGATGCAAAATTAAAGAACACTAAATTCTATGCTGCGGTTGCAACTGATAGTGAAGTAAAAGGCTACGACGCAGTACGTTTCTCAGTACAAGGTAAAGTAGCAGACTTTAAACTGGGTGCAATGTACCAGATGCAAGAGAAAGTAGATGGGTCTGACGAAGCTGACGGTTATATGGTAAACGCGGCATATGGTTTCGGTGCGAATACCCTGAAGCTACAATATCAGGTTATCGACTTTGACAAAGGCGATAAGGTAGATGGCATCTCTGTTGGTATTGACCACAAGCTGAGCAAAGCGGCAAAGCTTTACGCCTTCTACTCAAGTGTTGATGAAGACAATGGTGTAGAAGAAGACTACCTGGGCGCAGGTATCGAATACAAGTTCTAA
- a CDS encoding LysR family transcriptional regulator has protein sequence MDIDLLKTFVEVVKTRHFGRAAENLYITQSAVSFRIRQLEQSLGVNLFIRQRNNIQLTAPGERLLPHANMILTGMQRAKVDVALANNMHKQLSLAGTPNIWDAFLQFGINHIVTAMPGVSLVAEVKAQQESTRLLLERTLDIAVLFDPPKVDELVVKQIKHLAIIPVSTMSQTTDEDFFDKQYVYVDWGTAFSLWHAKQFTGSTPPYFRTSTGRIALDLIMQCGGSAFIPRALAVESIEKKQLFHIESVEQNAREIYVAYHKDNEQLEQIEMIASLLASLPD, from the coding sequence GTGGACATAGATCTATTAAAAACATTTGTCGAAGTCGTAAAGACCCGTCACTTTGGTCGCGCAGCGGAGAATTTATACATCACTCAGTCTGCCGTTAGCTTCCGGATCCGCCAGTTAGAACAAAGCCTTGGCGTTAATTTGTTTATTCGTCAGCGCAATAATATTCAACTGACGGCGCCGGGTGAGCGCTTGTTACCTCATGCCAATATGATCCTGACAGGTATGCAGCGTGCAAAGGTCGATGTGGCACTTGCTAACAACATGCATAAGCAGCTTTCACTGGCGGGGACGCCGAATATCTGGGATGCCTTTTTACAATTCGGCATTAATCATATTGTGACAGCCATGCCTGGGGTCTCTTTGGTGGCTGAAGTCAAGGCACAACAAGAAAGTACACGCCTATTACTGGAGCGGACACTCGATATTGCAGTGCTATTTGACCCACCGAAAGTTGATGAGCTGGTGGTAAAACAAATAAAGCATCTGGCCATCATCCCGGTTAGCACAATGTCACAGACAACGGATGAGGACTTTTTTGATAAGCAATATGTTTATGTAGACTGGGGAACGGCCTTTTCATTGTGGCATGCGAAACAGTTTACTGGCAGCACACCGCCTTATTTCAGAACCAGTACCGGCCGTATTGCGCTGGACCTGATTATGCAGTGCGGAGGTTCAGCATTTATACCCCGAGCATTGGCGGTCGAATCGATAGAGAAAAAGCAGTTGTTTCATATTGAGTCAGTTGAACAAAATGCGCGTGAGATCTATGTTGCCTATCACAAGGATAATGAGCAACTAGAGCAAATAGAGATGATTGCCAGTCTGTTGGCATCTTTACCTGATTAG
- the yeiP gene encoding elongation factor P-like protein YeiP, giving the protein MPKASEIKKHAAIDYNGRVMIVRDIERSVPQGRAGGSLYRMRMYDVVNGGKVDETFKAEEMLQLADLTRRPAMLSYIDGEEYVFMDEEDYTPYHIHKDSIAEQVLFINEETKGLLIVVVEGTPVSLDLPSSVELVIEETAPSIKGASASARTKPATLTTGLVVQVPEHISTGDKIKINTAESKFMSRADS; this is encoded by the coding sequence ATGCCTAAAGCCAGTGAAATAAAAAAACACGCCGCGATTGACTACAATGGTCGCGTTATGATCGTCCGAGACATTGAGCGCTCAGTACCACAAGGCCGTGCTGGCGGCAGCTTGTACCGCATGCGTATGTACGATGTCGTCAATGGCGGTAAAGTAGATGAAACGTTTAAAGCGGAAGAAATGCTGCAACTGGCTGATTTGACACGCCGCCCTGCTATGCTTTCTTATATAGATGGCGAAGAATATGTGTTTATGGATGAAGAGGACTATACCCCTTACCATATCCACAAAGACTCAATCGCTGAGCAGGTCCTGTTCATCAACGAAGAAACCAAAGGTTTGTTGATTGTGGTTGTTGAAGGCACGCCGGTTTCATTGGATCTGCCGTCAAGCGTTGAGCTGGTGATCGAAGAAACAGCCCCATCTATCAAAGGTGCATCAGCCAGTGCCCGCACTAAACCGGCTACCCTGACAACAGGTCTGGTTGTGCAGGTACCTGAGCATATTTCCACAGGTGATAAAATTAAGATTAACACGGCAGAATCTAAGTTTATGAGCCGCGCAGACAGTTAA
- a CDS encoding DUF3630 family protein has translation MNHQPEQDCIIVTPASLPDADEFELWGQIFLHLDGITLLEFHLGADRHQWRFSYAGHPYNLNFEHYSDSIWIMPEGLGATEHLPDLATLFRLNLQQ, from the coding sequence ATCAACCACCAGCCTGAGCAGGACTGCATAATCGTTACTCCTGCTTCCTTACCTGATGCAGATGAATTCGAGCTATGGGGACAAATTTTCTTACACCTGGATGGCATTACCTTGCTTGAGTTTCACCTGGGCGCAGACCGTCACCAATGGCGTTTTAGTTATGCAGGGCACCCTTATAACCTTAATTTTGAACATTACAGCGATAGCATCTGGATCATGCCGGAAGGCCTTGGTGCGACTGAACATTTGCCGGATCTGGCTACATTATTTCGGTTAAATTTACAACAATAA
- a CDS encoding tetratricopeptide repeat protein: MNTRNLFTAMIAGILMLSGCSSLVQKGNKLYEAGMYDQSAEFYEQALAEDPQDVEARQGLTLARNKIIDRGLIDVRMLRLAGNHTGAALKLETLLRNQISWHIEPVGPMADTQSEELRYANTWLKQEAEQLSGSAYPDQFRYFEMRYAFLIANARLSNTLANYHDQLQASAVHQCDKLKAAQGRDRLFLQRFYRKYCQAWNLTIQLDDTVTDKALYSEIRIDPILSVQVHDTSTQKQRLQTTLSQLNDAFRDSLWYHPQGTETFTLKVHAAFKHTRKTELVNRQKHYTLEQEQPNPNEPGMLMDVEVAKVYQYPVTEFTEHFSLDMMYLGYIGGQHIEHKVDDNQVHYTQSHYADFPDLDLSPQKARFLDVSSRLDKQLSELRTQFRADLDQAWQQTYCENKLAAASGENVLRCAKLAPHNDYVNNWFNKHFGLNYQAMSSLYSL, from the coding sequence ATGAATACACGTAACCTGTTTACAGCCATGATTGCCGGTATACTGATGCTCTCAGGCTGTTCAAGCTTAGTACAAAAGGGTAACAAGTTATACGAAGCAGGTATGTATGATCAGTCAGCTGAGTTCTATGAACAAGCACTGGCTGAAGATCCCCAGGATGTGGAAGCACGTCAGGGGCTGACCTTAGCGCGCAATAAAATCATCGACCGCGGACTTATAGATGTACGTATGCTGCGTTTAGCAGGCAATCACACCGGTGCTGCACTCAAACTTGAAACGCTATTACGCAATCAGATCAGCTGGCATATCGAACCTGTCGGCCCCATGGCCGATACACAGAGCGAAGAGCTCAGGTATGCAAATACCTGGCTTAAACAAGAAGCCGAGCAACTATCTGGTTCTGCCTACCCGGATCAGTTTCGATATTTTGAAATGCGTTATGCATTTTTAATTGCTAATGCCAGACTCAGCAACACCCTGGCAAACTATCATGATCAGTTACAGGCAAGCGCCGTACACCAATGTGACAAGCTCAAAGCCGCTCAAGGCCGGGATCGCCTGTTTCTGCAGCGCTTTTATCGGAAATATTGTCAGGCCTGGAACTTAACAATCCAACTCGATGATACCGTCACCGACAAAGCTCTGTACTCTGAGATCCGTATTGACCCGATACTTTCAGTACAAGTACACGATACCAGCACCCAAAAGCAGCGCCTGCAAACAACTCTCTCTCAGCTAAATGACGCTTTCAGAGATAGTCTGTGGTACCACCCACAAGGTACAGAAACGTTCACACTTAAAGTTCACGCCGCGTTCAAACACACCCGCAAGACTGAACTGGTAAACCGGCAAAAGCACTATACATTAGAGCAAGAACAGCCCAATCCGAACGAACCGGGTATGCTCATGGACGTGGAAGTTGCAAAAGTATATCAGTACCCCGTGACTGAGTTTACCGAGCACTTTAGTCTGGACATGATGTATCTGGGTTACATAGGTGGACAACATATAGAGCACAAGGTCGACGATAATCAGGTGCATTACACGCAAAGCCATTATGCCGACTTTCCGGATCTCGATTTGTCACCCCAGAAGGCCCGCTTTTTGGATGTCAGCTCACGTCTGGATAAGCAGTTGTCTGAGTTACGGACCCAGTTTAGAGCAGATTTAGATCAAGCCTGGCAGCAAACCTATTGTGAAAATAAACTGGCCGCTGCCAGTGGTGAAAATGTTCTGCGCTGCGCCAAGCTTGCACCACATAACGACTATGTCAACAACTGGTTTAATAAGCACTTTGGGCTTAATTATCAGGCGATGTCGAGCCTCTACTCACTTTAG
- the recQ gene encoding DNA helicase RecQ: MENLATHSIDTPHGVLKEVFGYSDFRDGQLDVIQACLDGRDSLVLLPTGGGKSLCYQVPALLLPGTCIVVSPLISLMQDQVAQLKALGISAEFVNNSIDRAQQQAIYQRLHQGEIKLLYVAPEKILQSEFIERLSHLKLGLFAIDEAHCVSHWGHDFRPHYCRLHELKQRFATVPMMALTATADLATRSDIVTQLGLITPFIHTGSFDRPNIRYTIEEKFKPLSQLMRYLRTQKGQSGIVYCSSRKRVDDIAEKLVEAGFNAAAYHAGMTNEQRQFVQNAFSRDDIQIVVATVAFGMGINKSNVRYVLHYDIPKSIEAYYQETGRAGRDGLAAEAIMYFDPADIGRVKRFFEDIEDEHRRRVEEQRFNSMASFASAQTCRRQILLNYFSEYQREPCGNCDICLNPPKRFDGTLVAQQALSCIYRAEQRFGLGYIVDVLRGANTARIRDNQHHTLSTYGIGKEHSNEYWLSILRQLIHHGLVAQDITQGAALRLTEGARSVLRGEYALQLAQPRLEAKHVYQDKLAQFNYDKKLFAKLRSLRKELADQDDVPPYVVFSDKTLAEMAQLTPTNDSEFLKVSGVGFTKLSKYGAPFMQLIRNYLDTD, from the coding sequence ATGGAAAATCTTGCAACTCACTCAATCGACACACCGCACGGCGTACTGAAAGAAGTTTTTGGCTACAGTGACTTTCGTGACGGGCAACTCGACGTCATTCAGGCGTGCCTGGACGGGCGCGATAGCCTAGTACTACTGCCCACCGGAGGTGGTAAATCCCTGTGCTATCAGGTACCCGCTTTGTTACTACCTGGCACCTGTATTGTCGTGTCTCCGCTTATCTCTTTAATGCAGGATCAGGTTGCACAACTCAAAGCGCTGGGTATCTCTGCAGAGTTCGTCAATAACAGTATTGACCGAGCGCAGCAGCAGGCTATCTATCAACGCCTGCATCAGGGTGAAATCAAGTTGTTGTACGTTGCGCCCGAGAAAATTCTCCAGAGTGAATTTATTGAGCGTCTGAGTCACCTCAAGTTGGGTTTGTTCGCCATTGATGAAGCGCACTGTGTATCGCATTGGGGGCACGACTTCAGACCACATTACTGTCGTCTGCATGAGTTAAAGCAGCGCTTTGCCACCGTCCCTATGATGGCATTAACGGCAACCGCCGATCTGGCAACCCGCAGCGATATTGTCACGCAACTCGGCCTGATCACGCCGTTTATCCACACTGGTAGTTTTGACAGGCCAAATATCCGTTACACCATAGAAGAAAAGTTCAAACCTCTGTCACAATTGATGCGCTATCTGCGCACTCAAAAAGGGCAAAGCGGGATTGTCTACTGCTCCAGCCGTAAGCGCGTTGATGACATCGCCGAAAAGCTGGTCGAGGCCGGCTTTAACGCTGCGGCATATCATGCTGGCATGACTAACGAGCAACGTCAGTTCGTGCAAAATGCGTTTTCCCGTGACGATATTCAGATAGTGGTTGCAACGGTGGCATTTGGCATGGGCATCAATAAATCAAATGTGCGCTATGTCTTGCATTACGACATTCCCAAAAGCATTGAAGCCTACTATCAGGAAACGGGCCGTGCAGGACGTGATGGTCTGGCAGCAGAAGCCATTATGTATTTTGATCCGGCGGACATTGGCCGGGTTAAACGCTTTTTTGAAGATATTGAAGACGAGCATCGCCGCAGGGTCGAAGAACAACGTTTCAACTCTATGGCCAGCTTTGCTTCGGCGCAGACCTGTCGACGCCAGATTTTGCTCAATTACTTCAGTGAATATCAACGTGAACCCTGCGGTAACTGTGATATCTGCCTGAATCCCCCCAAGCGCTTTGATGGCACTTTGGTTGCTCAGCAAGCTTTATCCTGTATTTACCGGGCTGAGCAGCGCTTTGGACTCGGCTACATTGTGGATGTACTGCGCGGCGCAAATACCGCCAGGATCCGGGACAACCAGCACCACACACTAAGTACCTATGGCATTGGCAAAGAACACAGCAATGAATACTGGCTGAGTATCCTGAGACAACTGATACACCATGGGCTAGTTGCACAAGATATCACTCAGGGCGCCGCACTCAGGCTCACCGAAGGAGCGCGTTCGGTTTTGCGTGGAGAATACGCACTGCAACTCGCTCAGCCACGCCTTGAAGCAAAACATGTTTACCAGGATAAACTGGCTCAATTCAATTACGATAAGAAGCTGTTTGCGAAACTGCGTAGCCTGCGCAAAGAACTTGCTGATCAGGATGACGTGCCGCCTTATGTTGTCTTCAGTGATAAGACACTGGCAGAAATGGCGCAGCTTACCCCGACGAATGATAGTGAATTCCTGAAAGTATCCGGTGTGGGCTTTACCAAATTGAGCAAGTACGGCGCGCCTTTTATGCAGCTGATCCGAAATTACCTCGACACCGACTAA
- a CDS encoding ShlB/FhaC/HecB family hemolysin secretion/activation protein encodes MGWVVRVSILTIFTTVAAHSAEAAASTPLSALESCGNLRRDTPEDNNLHRQLDSEDSLPDVQNASVVSIDLKQLNVFDTSLPEEDNAIFRFANRAHVTTKPDVIRNLLLFTKGSEYDPKLLRESERLLRQQPYIYDARIFAEQTCDGEVAVTVVTRDLWTLLPDISFSRSGGDNSSRLGFRESNLLGYGKRLSLTHISDPDRSGYLFVYDDPQILSSRYQGRVEYADNDDGKVHYIGVAYPFFSISTPYSYGISNLSNRRIESLYNLGEEISEYEQLSEITNLYIGRAFALNDDWTRRLLLGYQDEKQEFAPIRATTLPIAEDRTVRYPYIQAQWFEDAYIKVRNFDSIYRTEDLNLGWNINALIGYSDSGLSDDDSRWVGAFNASKAHFTSDDSLLRFAFNLNGYWNKRDSQAENLTISSRLQYYLNTSLRQSWYAQLEIQYGKHLSADQQITLGGETGLRGYPSNYLQGNRRILLNLEKRYYWEYDLLHLFKVGGAAYFDIGRVDGRALPSPLHSDPDISRILTPQQQHALTHQIQGQFLKNVGLGLRLAPSRANSGLVLHLDVATPLDGPDNIDSVQWLFTVKNRF; translated from the coding sequence ATGGGTTGGGTTGTTCGCGTTTCTATACTAACAATATTCACAACAGTGGCGGCGCACTCTGCAGAGGCAGCAGCCAGCACGCCATTGAGCGCACTGGAGAGCTGTGGCAATCTTCGTCGGGACACACCCGAAGACAACAACCTCCACCGTCAGCTAGACAGTGAAGACTCCCTACCCGATGTGCAAAATGCCTCAGTTGTTAGCATTGACCTCAAGCAGCTAAACGTCTTTGATACCTCTTTGCCAGAAGAAGACAACGCGATATTTCGTTTTGCAAATCGGGCACATGTCACCACCAAACCGGACGTGATCCGTAATCTACTGCTTTTTACTAAAGGCAGTGAATATGACCCAAAACTATTACGAGAATCAGAACGGTTACTGCGTCAGCAACCCTATATTTACGATGCGAGAATATTCGCAGAGCAAACCTGTGACGGTGAAGTGGCAGTCACTGTCGTCACACGCGATCTGTGGACACTGCTGCCCGACATCAGTTTTAGCCGCAGCGGGGGGGACAATTCGAGCAGGCTCGGTTTTCGCGAATCTAACCTATTGGGCTATGGCAAACGCTTGTCATTGACACATATCTCCGACCCCGATCGCAGTGGTTATTTGTTTGTTTATGACGACCCTCAAATTCTCTCTAGCCGCTATCAGGGGCGAGTAGAGTATGCAGACAACGATGATGGCAAAGTACACTATATTGGGGTTGCCTATCCATTCTTTTCGATTTCTACACCCTACAGCTATGGTATCAGCAACCTAAGCAATCGTAGAATTGAATCTCTTTACAATCTGGGCGAAGAGATTTCGGAATATGAACAACTGAGTGAAATAACCAATCTATATATTGGTCGCGCGTTCGCACTTAACGACGATTGGACACGGCGACTTCTGTTGGGGTATCAGGATGAAAAGCAAGAGTTTGCCCCGATACGTGCCACCACCTTACCGATAGCAGAAGACCGTACTGTACGTTACCCCTATATTCAGGCACAGTGGTTTGAAGATGCCTATATCAAAGTTCGTAATTTTGATTCTATCTACCGTACCGAAGATTTAAATTTAGGATGGAATATCAATGCCCTGATTGGCTATTCAGACAGCGGGCTCAGTGATGATGATAGCCGATGGGTTGGGGCATTCAACGCAAGTAAGGCTCATTTTACTTCTGATGACAGCTTGCTACGCTTCGCCTTTAATTTAAATGGCTACTGGAATAAACGCGATAGTCAGGCCGAAAACTTAACTATCAGCTCACGACTTCAGTACTACCTCAATACCAGCCTCAGGCAATCCTGGTATGCACAACTGGAAATCCAATATGGCAAACACCTCAGTGCCGATCAGCAAATCACTTTAGGTGGAGAAACTGGCCTCAGGGGATACCCAAGTAACTACCTGCAGGGCAATCGCAGAATTTTACTCAATCTTGAAAAACGTTATTACTGGGAATACGATTTACTGCACCTGTTTAAAGTGGGTGGTGCAGCATATTTTGATATTGGCAGAGTAGACGGTCGTGCCCTGCCATCTCCTTTACACAGTGATCCTGACATTTCTCGCATACTGACACCACAGCAGCAACACGCTTTGACACATCAAATTCAGGGCCAGTTTTTAAAAAATGTGGGTCTTGGCCTTCGACTCGCTCCGAGCCGTGCGAATTCAGGCTTAGTCCTGCACCTGGACGTTGCCACGCCACTCGATGGACCTGACAACATTGACTCTGTGCAATGGTTATTTACGGTTAAAAACCGCTTTTAA
- the rarD gene encoding EamA family transporter RarD, which yields MGTSSETKQGYTFAVLAFLMWGLAPIYFKSLDQVDALEILIHRVVWSVLFIALIIAIKLNWHKVIAVLRQPKLMMMLTVTALLLGFNWGLFIWSVNNGHMLDASLGYYINPLLNVLLGMLFLQERLRPRQQFAVGLAFVGVVLQLVSFGSFPVIAFSLAGSFAIYGLLRKTMAVESLPGLLIEAVILLPIALGYWWWLTPSETSNMMLNDWLTNLLLISAGVVTTLPLLCFTAAAKRIPYSTLGFFQYIGPSLMFILAVVFYGEVFSAERVLTFAFIWSALALFSFDSYRTGKAQRRLATS from the coding sequence ATGGGAACGAGTAGTGAAACGAAGCAAGGGTATACCTTTGCCGTTTTAGCGTTTTTGATGTGGGGACTGGCCCCCATCTATTTTAAATCACTGGATCAGGTCGATGCGCTTGAAATTCTGATCCATCGGGTGGTCTGGTCAGTGCTCTTTATTGCGCTGATCATCGCGATTAAGCTGAACTGGCATAAAGTCATTGCGGTACTGCGCCAGCCTAAACTCATGATGATGCTGACGGTTACGGCATTGTTACTCGGTTTTAACTGGGGTCTGTTTATCTGGTCAGTGAATAACGGGCATATGCTGGATGCTAGCCTGGGCTACTATATTAATCCCTTACTGAATGTATTATTAGGCATGCTGTTTTTACAAGAGCGTCTTCGTCCTCGTCAGCAGTTTGCAGTCGGCCTGGCATTCGTTGGGGTAGTGTTACAGTTAGTAAGCTTTGGCTCATTCCCTGTTATTGCGTTTTCATTGGCAGGTTCCTTCGCCATTTATGGTTTGTTGCGTAAGACCATGGCAGTAGAATCATTACCAGGATTATTAATCGAAGCGGTTATTTTGCTCCCCATTGCACTTGGGTACTGGTGGTGGCTGACACCCAGTGAGACAAGCAACATGATGCTGAATGACTGGCTCACCAATCTCTTATTGATTAGTGCGGGCGTAGTGACAACCCTGCCGTTATTGTGCTTCACCGCAGCTGCAAAACGGATCCCCTACTCAACACTGGGTTTCTTTCAGTACATAGGGCCAAGCCTGATGTTTATTTTGGCTGTGGTATTTTATGGTGAAGTGTTCAGCGCAGAGCGGGTATTGACCTTTGCGTTTATCTGGTCAGCTTTGGCGCTATTTAGTTTTGATTCCTACCGAACGGGCAAAGCACAGCGCCGTCTGGCAACATCATAA